TTGGGCGGGGTTGTAGCGATCGCGTGCGAGTAAAAAGCCGAGTTCGGCGGTTACTTCATAGGGCTTATTCAGGAATTTGATTAATGTGTCTATGTCGAGGCGATCGCAAAATTCTTTGCAGACGCGCAACGCTTTAACTGCAAAATGATGCACCGGACGGCAATCACTTTCTATTAGTAACTCTACAAGTCCTGCTGGGTTTTGTTGCCAAAGTTCGGGAAACGCCTCTTCTCTTACTTTTGGTTCTGGATCTCCTGGTTTGTAACCCTCCCGACACCGCCACGCTTTAGGATGATGCAGGTAGCGGGGACTGTTTTCGTAAAGAATATGATTAAAAATTAGGTAGCCAGCATAAGTATCCCAACCTCTAGTAAAGCTTTCATAGGAACGGCGTTGTCCGTTCCATCTCCTGAAAGTTGACTGCTTGGCTGGTTGAGCGTCATCATCCGAATACTGTAGGAGAATATTGACTGCAAGATTGATATAGTTAGAATCGCTTTCTTCACCCAAAGTTTTAAGAGTACGCCAAACTCGCCGCCGCAGATATTCACGAGTTTGTTGGCTGTAAACTTTATTTGACTGCGGACTCTTGAGTTCTTCAGTGTAACGACGTTGCCCGGTCCTATAATATTCGCGCCTTGCCGAGTCCCATTGCCAACCTGTACGTTTATTATTAAACGTCCCCGGTTCTTTCTCAAAGGCATAAGCAAGGATGCCAAAAACTTCTGCATCATGGCGATATTCAGCCATCTTGAAAATATGGCGAATTCGCTGGAAGTAGTTAGATTTAAAAGGTGTTTCGCATAAAATATCAAGTAGTGCTGGACGCACGTACTCGTTATCGATTTGATAAATAGTATCGAGGACGGCAAAACGCCTGTAGTCGCTGCTATTTAAATAATCGCGAAGTGTAGTTGCAAATGCTTTTGCTGTTCCATTTCGGGCTAAATCCCGCAACTCTAAGGGCAGTTGTTCTATCTTCTCAGAACGCATCTGCCCTTGTGTCTGTTTATCTGATAATTTAAATAGTGCTTCCCAGGCGATGCGGCGGACGAATTCAGCAACAGATTTATGCTGGGAAAGTTCCCTGACAAAGGGAATGCTACTCTCATCCCCACACCAACCCAACGCCCAAGCTATACAATAGTCTCTCAAAGGTTCGCCAGTGCCAATCAGTTGAATTAACAACGGTGTGGCTTCCCCGATTTTAAGTTCTCCAGCCCGCCAAATTGCCCTTTCCAGAGGCCATTTTCTATTGTCCCGGTTTGCCAAACGGTTTAAGATAGCTTGGTGGCGTGGGTCGCTGGTGACTGGTTTATAACTTGCAATTTGGACTGGTGCGGGTGCCGTCGCTTCGCTAACCACCCCAGCGGTGACATCCCGATAGCCCTTCTGAATTTGGGAGTCAATCAGCTTATCGAACACTCGCTGCGCTTGGGCTAAAGGTACAGCCTGAACCGTCTTTGTACCTTCCTTGAGAGTTGTACCGCGTCGTCCGTAGCGAAAGTTAACGAGGTAGCGGTTTTCACCTGTCTTGCAGAGATCGACTTCGTAGACTTTATCTGAACTCCCGGCTTGGTAGAGAAGCGTAGTCCGTTGGATGAGTTCCATACGAGTGTCTCAAGGCTTGCGGTGTAAATAGTATAAATGTACTAGATAATTGCCAAAAGCGATCGCCTTCTTTGGAGAACTCGTCAACGCTGTTTATCGCGGTTCTCGGTTGACTCACATCTTGCACCAGTACAAATGCTCTAGTTGCCAAACAGTAGCCAGAAATGAGAGAAAAGGGCATGAAACCAAAAGATAGCAAGAACAATGTCTACAATTCTTGCCCTTAGCCCAAGGGCTAGTATACACCTTGCTCGGATTGATCCCTCTTTTGTTACTAGGGGGAGAGGAGAATCAGGAATAGATTCAACTAGCAATAGGGAAACTGACAGGAGAAGCGCGAAAATCATTCATGAAGTGAATTAATTTCAAAAAGCAACGTTTCATCCCAGGAATGTTAAATACTTGTAGCCAAGGTCGAATCAAACAGTAGAAGATATAAGGTTGAATAATTAATCTCAGGTTATTCA
This region of Coleofasciculus sp. FACHB-T130 genomic DNA includes:
- a CDS encoding HEAT repeat domain-containing protein; translated protein: MELIQRTTLLYQAGSSDKVYEVDLCKTGENRYLVNFRYGRRGTTLKEGTKTVQAVPLAQAQRVFDKLIDSQIQKGYRDVTAGVVSEATAPAPVQIASYKPVTSDPRHQAILNRLANRDNRKWPLERAIWRAGELKIGEATPLLIQLIGTGEPLRDYCIAWALGWCGDESSIPFVRELSQHKSVAEFVRRIAWEALFKLSDKQTQGQMRSEKIEQLPLELRDLARNGTAKAFATTLRDYLNSSDYRRFAVLDTIYQIDNEYVRPALLDILCETPFKSNYFQRIRHIFKMAEYRHDAEVFGILAYAFEKEPGTFNNKRTGWQWDSARREYYRTGQRRYTEELKSPQSNKVYSQQTREYLRRRVWRTLKTLGEESDSNYINLAVNILLQYSDDDAQPAKQSTFRRWNGQRRSYESFTRGWDTYAGYLIFNHILYENSPRYLHHPKAWRCREGYKPGDPEPKVREEAFPELWQQNPAGLVELLIESDCRPVHHFAVKALRVCKEFCDRLDIDTLIKFLNKPYEVTAELGFLLARDRYNPAQPNSELVLALANCAFPEARTQAYRWIEQQREFFFESSDFIAGLVTSQQADTRAFARRLLSSSILTDTTARVLIGRIIAAVLVLEPTQTDSSREISETLMLCFAPQLRNLGFGVILDLLNHPMPEIQELGARILLNHDIRAVDLPPDLIESLLSSPYEPVRGIGVRIFGQLPDERLLSDRILIVSMAINAVTDIRNAIRPVIRRLASNHPDFGTELAADLIDVLITPERHEGVHKYLLGLLREDIPGWMSNISKERAMQLLRAKSSVAQELGGLVLRENSDRFLPDFETSEIVKLANHEILSVREAAREMFLKTLNRIHTDSQEMLSAVRLLESKWDDSREFASRIFRTDFTNEDWTPEVMVSVCDSIREDVRSFGRDLVTRNFKETDGQEYLLKFSEHPSTDMQTFATNYLENHAVNNCQRLRKLTPYFISVLSGVNRGRIAKQRIFAFLDTEAQKSEESAQIVAEIFTRQSVTMAIGDKATAIQIMLKIQKAYPQISLPIQVKPISQIRN